The region aaaagaaatgttatacttttttaaaatatgtccatttttattttattttttcaaatgttatgTTTACTTCCTAAAAAGAGGCAATTATAGCTGGACATTATATTAATTCTACaataaaatgaatacttttgCTGTAAAGTGTTGGCATATATGTCAAAAGATTACTGACTGATTTGTAATTTTTGACCCACTCTCAGTGATCCTGGCAAGACTATCATATCATTCTCACAATTTCAACAAATCCTGAACTAGATCATTTTACCTAGGGCTGTCCTTATTGTTCAGCCCTGCCTGGGTTTCCTCTGTTTTTGAGGTTTAATGTTCAGTTTTCTTTGGCGGTGGCATTCAGGCTGCCCGGTTAAGGTGTCGCGGCGCTCTCTGGAagctcatctgtgtgtgtgtgaatacagcAGTAGAGTCTGTGCAAGCGGCTGTGGATACACAATCCTAAACACAGAGGAGGCCCAACACAACTGTGTATCGGAGCTACGAGCTGAGCTGGACATGCTTAGGTAAAAACATCTGCTCAAGTCATACTGACTGTCACCacgtaaatgtttttttgaagcttgaaaaatGCCAGAGCATTTGTTACAGGGCAGAATTAGACTGCAAAGTCGAAGAGGTGCGACAAGAAATGGAATCTCGCTTGGATATCCAAAGACGACACATGGTGCAGAAGGAGAGTCTGCTGAGGAGTGAAGTGGACGAACTGAAGGTACCATACTTTTCACATCAGCAGGGTTTTGTGTGTGTAGCGAGTTactcacaggtgtgtgtgtgtgtgtgtttgcgcaaAGGGCCAGCTGTCAAGAGTCATGTCAGATGTCCGCGTTCTGCTGGGTGCAGAGAGAGTGCGCAGACAAGAGCTGGAGAAGGCGGAGCttctttaactttttaaaaaggaGGGGCTCAGACCAGCCACGCCCTCTGAAGCAGCACCGCCCCCTGCTGAGGTGCAGAGAGAGCTGAGCCCAAGAAGCCTAGCTTTGGATTGCATCAAAAGAAAGAATAGAGAGGTGACAGTCATCTGAGGACACTTGCTTTTCACAGCAGAACATTAAGGAAGAAGGAATGTCACAtgatgctaataaaaaaaaaacactaactgGAACTCATCATCTGAATGAAGCCCCAGTATTGCAGTTCCTCTGGGTGAACCAAATCATTGCTATGAGATTGGCTGTTCTATGATTTATCCAAATTGTGTAGACTTTTTTTGACcatatttctatgtttttttttttttttttacctttttagaggtttttcctatttaaaagtaCATGCATTCTGTTAAACCCGTTGATATTACAACAGTTTTGACAAGGTAGACTGTGGAtttctatataaaaatacactgaaaaacatATACTCACAagaatttaatcatatttaacgGTTTTAAAAATGAgagaaacacaaaacatgacaatGATATACACAATATCATCCGGTGGTTGCAACAGATACAGCAGATCCACATCCTGATTGGTCCTTTAGAGCCTGACGGCTGAGTCTGCTTTGCTCCAGGCAGGGTTTAGCGAGTGAATGAGCGGACGTGACGGCCCCGTCCGCCTCCGCTTCCTCCACTGTTGAACTTGCCTTGACCACGACCACCACTTACTCCACCTCCTCCTACACTAACGCCACCACTCAGCCAGGACAGGCCCGTCCCTCTGCCTCTGGTGGCTCTGTCCCGAGGAGCCAATCGGTAAGCACCTGAAGAGTTGGGACAGAGGGGTCAGGAACTGTTTGACATGTAGATGTCGGGTGAGCTAAAGAGCTTGTAAAAACTGTTTATTCATTACagaaatattttacacatttaatgaTGAAGTCATCTCTGAGGGACAcatccagcaggtggcagtatcACTTATTTACATTTATCACACCAGTTTAAAATAGCAACTcaccaatattattttttaaacaggtAATGTTGAAAgagaaataattgtattattgttattattgttaaatgtaaaaactatatatatatatatatatatatatatatatatatatatatatataaacaacttttatattttatttcacttttatactttttttttacattacggTATATAAGAGTAACATAGAGGTTTAAGATAGAGGTTGAACAATAAGTTTTATTTAATAGCCAATGCCTAAAGAGAATATACTtgaattgattattattattatttttattatattacatacatCGCCATAAGAAAATAACTGAATTATGATTACTGTTACATCTGATCAAAATAGTTGAAAACTAACCAATTATAACTTGGTtataatctggaatctgatgggaCAAAAATTATTACAGATATGGAgcaaatcgcctttaaagttctCCAACTTaagttctttgcaatgcatattaccaatcaaaaattaagtatcaatatttacagtagaatattaacaaaatatctgaacatgatctttacttaaaatccaaatgatttttggcataaaagaaaaaaaaaagtgataattttgaccaatacaatgtattgttggctactgCTACAAAAATACCCTTGCTactaatgactggttttgtgctccagggtcacacacacatatatatcttctgctcaccaaccCTGCATTTACTTCAATAGCTTGGAGTCagtataattctttattaattggGAAAGAATTcatagaaattaattattttatttagcaatgatgctttaaatttatcaaaagtgataataaggacattaataatattacaaaaatttatatttttcaaattatgctgttcttctgaaatttctattcaaagaaacctgaaaaaaaaatagactccGGAAAAAATAGGctgtttttacataataaaaataataaatgtttttttgagcagcaaatcagaacagaatgatttctgaaggatcatgagcctggagtaatgatgctagaaattcagctatattttaaaatatattaaaacagaacacattattatttttctgtacgCGTTTCTTTTTGTATTCTAAATGCATGCGTGGTAAGCAGaacagacttcttaaaaaaacacctgactgatagtgtatgtgtgtgtgtgtaacatttcAAAAAGCCTACCTGTAGGTGGCTGTCTGGAAGGTAACGGTCGAGTGAAGTTGCTTTGCCCTCCACGAGGATCACTGTAAGTCCCTCTGTGAGTATCGGCGGTCACTGGAGTGCTCCAAGTGGAACCACGACCACCCTCACGACGAGGGTAGTTacctaaaacaaaaattattttgaagaatgagtcaagagtatatatatgtatatatatttgctaaatCAAACATATGTGTACCAGCAAGCAGCACACTCTTGGGGGCTGGTGGAGTAAAGAAGCGGGCGTGACTCTGGAAGCCCCTCCCTCTGGTTCCTCCAGTAAACAAGCCTCTAGTCGGTGGCTTGGCTCCTCCTCCTTTTGGTGGGCGTTTGGGCAGGGTCAGGCCAGTGGGTTGACCCACGTCCTTGAACTCTGCAGCAAGGAAATCATCTACATGCATGGAAGGAGGTCGACTGGTGTTCTGCTTGCGCTGGCGGAAAATGTCATGTGGTCGAGAGAGCTGGCCAAAAGCACCACGACCCCGACCCCGAGGGGCCGGCATGAAATGAGCTCGTTTCGCAGGCTCCACATAATCTGGATTCCCActgcaaacaaaaacaattatttgtagctatatagaGTTCATACATTCAAGGTAGAATAGTAACCTCAGACTAGAATGAGAAGCAGACACATTGTGTACCTGGACGTGATGAAGGTCTCATGTTTGTGTTTGCCCAGTCTGAAGCCTTTGGGTGGTTTGCTGTGTCCTGGGGAAGAGGGTTCACTGAGGAACGAACGTTCTACCTCTGCCTTTAGGTCTAGATCTGGACAACACTGCTGGGCCAGTGCAACTAGGTCTACTTTCACCTGCAACACATACATTAACAATGCTCAcacaaaacactacacacaacatTAAGAGcaatttatacttttataatttatttataatcaagACTACTAAATTTATTGTCTCCATAATAAATCTGCATTCTAAAATTTGTATAAGCAAAGGAAACAAACATTTGTTACCATAAACTGTTTACGTTGCTCTCCAATTGCTCAATGACATATTTcaatcacaaatatatttattggtcCTGCAAACACATGTCTCACCATGTCAACTTCTGTCTCCATCTCATCTGACTGGAATGGAGAGAACCACAGGGCCTTCAACTGCTCATCCAGGACATCCGAGAGAACGAAAACCGTCCTGAATGTAGATAAggggaggggaaaaaaagagaatgtAACATTTAGGCATTCAAGTATTTTGATTTAATACTAAGCATGTGCAAAACTACATATTTAGAATATTAACTAATCCAATTAGACACATTTAGTTGgggaatttaattaaataataagcaTTTTTTTGCATTCAAACAACTAGATCACGCACAACAGAAATAGAATAGCAAGCAGGTTTCTCAAGtttaaaggggtcgtatgatgttgctaaaacgaacattatttggtgtaatgaaatgtgtttatgtggtttaaggttcaaaaagcacattattttccacacactgtacattattgtttctcctctatgcccgccTTCTAAAACgtgtttatttttacaaagctcatcggtctaaaaaaacgaggtgtgctctgattggccagctatccagtgctgtgattggctgaatacctcaagcgtgtaaAGGAAATGTTACACCCCCTAACATACTGTCATGACATATCCGGCCAGAGCgacgagacataaacataaaacccattataaatgtgatataaacatgatctctagtcgtgtcctcttttggaaggccaaacaaagtagtttcactttttcAACAAAACGGCGTCACACACtgcgttattgttgttgttgtctgtcAAGTGTAGCTTCCTGTTATTCATGTCTGATTCACTCAGTGCTACCCAATCATGTTATGTGTTATGGATTACAGCCTTTACAGTACCGTTGTTGCTTCTGCCCTGTTCTCAGCGCAGCCTACTTTAGTACTGGCCAGATATGCAAATTTCGTATACCTGTGCTTTAGACGCTCATTGGCTTATATCCACCTATCAGCTGCGAGCCCGCCTAACAAGTGTCACTACTGAttggaaaatgtgtg is a window of Carassius auratus strain Wakin chromosome 16, ASM336829v1, whole genome shotgun sequence DNA encoding:
- the LOC113116646 gene encoding E3 ubiquitin-protein ligase NRDP1-like isoform X2; translated protein: MGYDLERFVGYVNEGLLCCVCRDVLEDPLQAPCEHAFCSSCIHGWLVHHNTCPEDRLPLDISHLRPLFRYMRNDLARLQVRCVFRPQGCEVICTLESVHRHEQQCDYALLNCSNAGCPVKVSRRSLEAHLCVCEYSSRVCASGCGYTILNTEEAQHNCVSELRAELDMLRAELDCKVEEVRQEMESRLDIQRRHMVQKESLLRSEVDELKGQLSRVMSDVRVLLGAERVRRQELEKAELL
- the LOC113116646 gene encoding RING finger protein 151-like isoform X1, with the protein product MGYDLERFVGYVNEGLLCCVCRDVLEDPLQAPCEHAFCSSCIHGWLVHHNTCPEDRLPLDISHLRPLFRYMRNDLARLQVRCVFRPQGCEVICTLESVHRHEQQCDYALLNCSNAGCPVKVSRRSLEAHLCVCEYSSRVCASGCGYTILNTEEAQHNCVSELRAELDMLRAELDCKVEEVRQEMESRLDIQRRHMVQKESLLRSEVDELKVPYFSHQQGFVCVASYSQVCVCVCLRKGPAVKSHVRCPRSAGCRESAQTRAGEGGASLTF